In Neorhizobium galegae, the following proteins share a genomic window:
- a CDS encoding OmpW/AlkL family protein, with the protein MNTSGARHLRWIAGAGAAFFAFGAAAADLTPVSVAPPAEESAVASSPWQIRVRGLGVITENRGSINGVAGSDLSFSDSVIPELDISYFFTDNIAAELVLGTTYANIKEDGAVGVPVGRAWLLPPTLTLQYHFTDFGAFKPYVGAGVNYSLFYNQSEKPGFHNLDVENNVGAALQVGFDYMIDQHWGVNFDVKKIFLETKWKADHDVLGPLSGKAKINPWLIGAGVTYRF; encoded by the coding sequence ATGAACACGAGCGGGGCACGGCATCTGAGATGGATCGCGGGCGCGGGTGCGGCTTTTTTCGCATTCGGGGCAGCGGCGGCGGATCTGACGCCCGTTTCCGTTGCCCCTCCGGCGGAGGAATCGGCGGTGGCATCGAGCCCCTGGCAGATCCGCGTGCGCGGCTTGGGCGTCATCACTGAGAACCGCGGTTCGATCAACGGCGTTGCGGGCTCCGACCTGTCCTTTTCCGACTCGGTCATCCCCGAACTGGATATCAGTTACTTCTTCACCGACAATATCGCCGCCGAACTGGTCCTCGGCACGACTTATGCGAACATCAAGGAAGACGGTGCCGTCGGCGTGCCGGTCGGCCGCGCCTGGCTTCTGCCGCCGACGCTGACGCTGCAGTACCACTTTACCGATTTCGGTGCGTTCAAGCCCTATGTCGGTGCCGGCGTCAATTATTCGCTCTTCTACAACCAGTCGGAAAAGCCGGGCTTCCACAATCTCGACGTCGAGAACAATGTCGGCGCGGCCCTGCAGGTCGGTTTCGATTACATGATCGACCAGCATTGGGGCGTGAATTTCGACGTGAAGAAGATTTTTCTCGAAACCAAATGGAAAGCCGACCACGACGTGCTCGGGCCGCTGAGCGGCAAGGCGAAAATCAATCCCTGGCTGATCGGGGCAGGTGTCACCTACCGCTTCTAA
- a CDS encoding CHAD domain-containing protein produces MAYRLRPAKSFTDEFRSVAESQLSHAIRLLEDQPDGPHEAVHDARKRFKRVRALYRLIQPDAKTFRRQENTRIRDMAQTLSAVRDATALVETVDYLAGHAGSAEELAGLTAASGALTERRDRIASEEHDLPAKMAAAADTCRAAIAALDDLDLDDDPHKSAKRLAKAWKDQREKALGALAGCEEHGDAETYHELRKCGQTYWMHLSLLGGIWPSAMLAKQQQAKALVDLLGHEHDLSVLTGLVNENPELFGDSDTLARVLGAIITRQQALRHAALEAAHEVFADSAETESGLIALLWEKAATAPRKERRAAKLHRAVATHEKETALRG; encoded by the coding sequence ATGGCGTACCGTCTGCGGCCCGCTAAATCCTTCACCGACGAGTTCCGCTCGGTTGCGGAAAGCCAGCTTTCCCACGCGATCCGGCTGCTGGAAGACCAGCCGGACGGGCCGCACGAAGCGGTGCACGACGCGCGAAAACGCTTCAAGCGGGTGCGCGCCCTCTATCGGCTGATCCAGCCGGACGCAAAAACGTTCCGCCGGCAGGAAAACACCCGTATCCGCGACATGGCGCAGACGCTGTCGGCCGTGCGCGACGCCACCGCGCTGGTCGAGACGGTCGACTATCTCGCCGGCCATGCAGGCTCTGCCGAAGAGCTTGCCGGCCTCACCGCGGCCTCCGGGGCGCTGACCGAACGTCGCGACCGGATCGCTTCGGAGGAACACGACCTGCCGGCCAAGATGGCGGCCGCCGCCGACACCTGCCGCGCGGCGATCGCGGCCCTCGACGACCTCGACCTCGACGACGATCCGCACAAGTCGGCCAAACGGCTCGCCAAGGCCTGGAAGGACCAGCGCGAGAAGGCGCTCGGCGCACTCGCCGGCTGCGAGGAACACGGCGATGCGGAGACTTATCACGAGTTGCGCAAATGCGGTCAGACCTACTGGATGCACCTGTCGCTGCTCGGCGGAATCTGGCCTTCCGCCATGCTCGCCAAGCAGCAGCAGGCGAAGGCCCTGGTCGATCTGCTCGGCCACGAACACGATCTTTCGGTGCTGACCGGGCTCGTCAACGAGAACCCTGAACTGTTCGGTGATAGCGACACGCTGGCCCGGGTGCTCGGCGCCATCATCACCCGCCAGCAGGCGCTGCGGCACGCGGCGCTGGAAGCGGCCCACGAGGTGTTTGCCGACAGCGCCGAGACGGAAAGCGGCCTGATCGCGCTGCTATGGGAAAAGGCGGCCACCGCGCCGCGCAAGGAGCGCCGTGCGGCAAAGCTGCACAGGGCTGTCGCGACGCACGAGAAAGAAACCGCGTTGCGCGGATAG
- a CDS encoding GNAT family N-acetyltransferase — translation MAAVLDSVRAFFAPNSTFTIDAETPADVVARETLLDRAMGPDRRRKSSEKIRRNRVPAEGLAIVARDGAGHVVGTVRLWNVEAGISSEGQAIDALLLGPLAVDSAHEGKGIGAALMRAAITEAHKRGHGAILLVGDAAYYERFGFFADKTRHLVMPGPFERSRFLALELKAGWLEGAAGMIVANGRKLA, via the coding sequence ATGGCCGCTGTTCTTGATTCTGTGCGCGCATTCTTTGCGCCCAACTCCACTTTCACCATCGACGCCGAAACCCCGGCCGACGTGGTCGCCCGCGAAACCTTGCTCGATCGCGCCATGGGCCCGGATCGTCGCCGGAAGTCGTCGGAAAAGATCCGCCGCAACCGCGTGCCGGCCGAAGGTCTCGCCATCGTTGCCCGCGATGGCGCCGGCCACGTGGTCGGCACCGTGCGTCTTTGGAACGTAGAAGCCGGCATTTCGTCCGAAGGCCAGGCCATCGATGCGCTGCTGCTCGGCCCGCTCGCGGTCGACTCGGCTCATGAAGGCAAGGGCATCGGGGCGGCGCTGATGCGTGCAGCGATCACCGAGGCCCACAAGCGCGGCCACGGTGCGATCCTGCTGGTCGGCGATGCGGCCTATTATGAACGGTTCGGCTTCTTCGCCGACAAGACCCGGCATCTCGTCATGCCCGGCCCCTTCGAGCGTTCGCGTTTCCTGGCGCTCGAACTCAAGGCCGGCTGGCTGGAAGGTGCCGCCGGCATGATCGTCGCCAACGGGCGCAAGCTGGCCTGA
- a CDS encoding GFA family protein, whose amino-acid sequence MHKGSCLCGAVTFEIEGDLSAPDACHCSKCRKHSGHFFVSTDVARERLAIKGTENITWFQSSERVRRGFCATCGSSLFWDPPHKDWIAIAMGAFDGPTRTRLNKHIFVADKGDYYDIADGLPQNQQ is encoded by the coding sequence ATGCACAAGGGATCATGTCTCTGCGGCGCGGTCACCTTCGAGATCGAGGGTGACCTGTCCGCGCCGGATGCCTGTCATTGTTCGAAATGCCGAAAGCATTCCGGCCATTTTTTCGTATCCACGGATGTCGCCAGGGAGCGGCTGGCGATCAAGGGTACCGAGAATATCACCTGGTTTCAGTCTTCCGAGAGGGTCCGGCGCGGGTTTTGCGCCACCTGCGGCTCTTCCCTCTTCTGGGATCCGCCGCACAAAGACTGGATCGCCATTGCCATGGGCGCGTTTGACGGCCCGACCAGGACCCGGTTGAACAAGCATATCTTCGTCGCCGACAAAGGCGATTATTACGACATTGCCGACGGCTTGCCTCAGAACCAGCAATGA
- a CDS encoding LysR family transcriptional regulator: protein MDTLTRMRAFIDVVEAEGFSAAARRTGRSKALLSKYVRELEDDLGALLLNRTTRQFSMTEAGHTYYRTAADILKEIDNLADLVRENNADLKGRLRVSVPRTFVDAEVGQSLIDFAKSHTEVSLEIVAEDRFVDLIEENFDLAIRITKLEDSGLIARKLSDFRVYTVATADFVAKYGPLEHPRDLNRVPFIIDTNSRWHNNVRFTDMDGSTISVAVSGPVEINSPQATLRAARAGLGVAIIPDFIANASIQSGELVTLFDDYIAKDRGIYAVYPHRRYLPAKVRSFVDFLSTWFRRQH from the coding sequence TTGGATACTCTCACCCGCATGCGGGCCTTCATCGATGTGGTTGAAGCAGAAGGCTTTTCAGCCGCAGCCCGGCGGACCGGGCGGTCGAAGGCTCTGCTGTCCAAATACGTGCGCGAACTGGAAGACGATCTCGGCGCGCTGCTGCTCAACCGCACCACTCGCCAGTTCTCGATGACCGAGGCCGGCCACACCTATTACCGGACCGCCGCCGACATCCTCAAGGAGATCGACAATCTCGCCGACCTGGTGCGCGAGAACAATGCCGATCTGAAGGGACGCCTGCGCGTTTCCGTGCCTCGGACCTTCGTCGATGCCGAGGTCGGCCAGTCGCTGATCGATTTCGCCAAGAGCCATACGGAAGTGTCGCTGGAAATCGTCGCCGAGGACCGGTTCGTCGATCTGATCGAGGAAAATTTCGACCTCGCGATCCGCATCACCAAGCTGGAGGATTCCGGCCTGATCGCCCGAAAACTCTCCGACTTCCGGGTCTATACGGTGGCGACCGCAGATTTCGTCGCCAAATACGGCCCGCTCGAACACCCCCGGGATCTGAACCGCGTCCCCTTCATCATCGACACCAATTCCCGCTGGCACAACAATGTGCGCTTCACCGACATGGACGGCTCGACGATTTCGGTCGCCGTCAGCGGCCCGGTCGAGATCAACAGCCCGCAGGCGACGTTGCGTGCCGCCCGCGCGGGCCTCGGCGTCGCGATCATCCCGGATTTCATCGCCAACGCTTCGATCCAGTCGGGCGAGCTGGTAACGCTGTTTGACGACTATATCGCCAAGGACCGCGGCATCTATGCGGTCTATCCGCATCGCCGCTATCTGCCGGCGAAGGTCAGGAGCTTCGTCGACTTCCTTTCTACCTGGTTCCGCCGCCAGCATTGA
- a CDS encoding CYTH domain-containing protein → MAKEIERKFLVKSDGWRSEVSSSSDFLQAYVASGDDRSVRVRIIDGKRAKLTIKIGRELLARDEFEYEIPLGDAEEMANAAVGVVLEKTRHEIRYEGYTWEVDVYDGAYRGLVVAEVEVEDEGALPDIPDWIGEEITGDRRYSNTVMATEDLSGELCHGVPSAAR, encoded by the coding sequence ATGGCCAAGGAAATCGAACGGAAATTTCTGGTGAAGAGCGACGGCTGGCGCTCGGAGGTCTCGTCATCCTCCGATTTCCTGCAGGCCTATGTCGCATCCGGCGACGACCGTTCGGTGCGGGTGCGGATCATCGACGGCAAGCGCGCCAAACTGACCATCAAGATCGGGCGGGAACTGCTTGCCCGCGACGAGTTCGAATACGAAATTCCGCTTGGCGACGCCGAGGAGATGGCGAACGCCGCCGTCGGCGTGGTGCTCGAAAAGACCCGCCACGAGATCCGGTACGAGGGTTACACCTGGGAGGTGGATGTCTATGACGGAGCCTACAGGGGACTGGTCGTCGCAGAGGTCGAGGTCGAAGACGAGGGCGCTCTGCCTGACATTCCGGACTGGATCGGCGAGGAGATCACCGGCGACCGGCGGTATTCCAACACGGTGATGGCGACTGAAGATTTGAGCGGAGAATTGTGTCATGGCGTACCGTCTGCGGCCCGCTAA
- a CDS encoding nickel/cobalt transporter, translated as MLRISRALSPSAMISALLVVAAAGILMAGSAHAQSPLGVGSAEPSFSIGGPLGPFFAWINFYQQSFYRALTGSLKAMREDPWALSGLIGLSFAYGVFHAAGPGHGKAVISSYMIANEVELRRGVVISFISALLQGVVAVLLVGTAYLLLRGSGITMTAATQAMEIASFAMVALFGAWLLVKKIRALRMRVVNMPMAAPAGNGRGATGLNFQAVEIDDHDYRGTGDYCETCGVSHMPDPALLKSRDFSLHEAWSAIIAVGLRPCSGAILVMSFALLNSLYLGGVLSVLAMSIGTAITVTILATLAVTAKDLAVRFAGPGSRTGRRVTHAIEIGGALFVLLVGLSLLGAALQA; from the coding sequence ATGCTGAGGATCAGCCGTGCCCTCTCCCCTTCGGCCATGATCTCTGCCCTTCTCGTTGTAGCTGCGGCAGGCATCCTGATGGCGGGGTCGGCGCATGCGCAATCGCCGCTCGGCGTCGGTTCGGCCGAGCCCTCGTTCTCGATCGGCGGGCCGCTCGGCCCGTTCTTCGCCTGGATCAATTTTTACCAGCAATCCTTCTACCGGGCGCTGACCGGTTCGCTGAAGGCGATGCGCGAGGACCCCTGGGCTTTGTCCGGCCTGATCGGGCTGTCATTCGCCTATGGCGTCTTCCATGCCGCCGGTCCCGGCCATGGCAAGGCGGTGATCTCCTCCTACATGATCGCCAACGAGGTCGAGCTCAGACGCGGCGTCGTCATCTCCTTCATCTCCGCGCTGCTGCAGGGCGTGGTCGCGGTTCTGCTGGTCGGTACGGCCTATCTCCTGCTGCGCGGCTCGGGCATCACCATGACGGCGGCGACCCAGGCGATGGAGATCGCCAGCTTCGCCATGGTCGCCCTTTTCGGCGCCTGGCTGCTGGTGAAGAAGATCCGGGCGCTTCGGATGCGTGTCGTCAACATGCCCATGGCAGCCCCCGCCGGTAACGGGCGCGGCGCCACCGGGCTCAATTTCCAGGCAGTCGAGATCGACGACCACGACTACCGGGGAACCGGCGATTATTGCGAGACCTGCGGCGTCAGCCACATGCCTGATCCCGCCCTGCTGAAGTCCAGAGATTTCAGCCTGCACGAGGCCTGGTCGGCGATCATTGCGGTCGGCCTGCGCCCCTGCTCCGGCGCCATCCTCGTGATGAGCTTCGCGCTTTTGAACAGCCTCTATCTCGGCGGTGTGCTTTCGGTTCTCGCCATGTCGATCGGAACGGCGATCACCGTCACCATCCTTGCGACGCTCGCGGTCACCGCCAAGGACCTCGCCGTCCGCTTTGCCGGCCCGGGCTCGCGCACTGGGCGGCGTGTCACCCATGCGATCGAGATCGGCGGTGCCTTGTTCGTGCTGCTGGTCGGCCTGTCGCTGCTCGGCGCCGCGCTGCAGGCGTAA
- a CDS encoding tellurite resistance TerB family protein: MFDAKKLLDQFLGSQIPGMSGGSVKDRAGQATQLAKNNPLATGAILAAVLGTKTGRNIAGNVAAVGGIAAIAGLGYLAYKNYQSGQSPQTAPQPAPQADKPLLAPPADSPFHPQSPALTNDFALTLVRAMIAAAKADGHIDAGERANIMDKVHAVDLGAEAEAFIENELANPVDIDDLVAAARTEEQKVEIYAASRLTIDPDTRAERGYLDLLAGRLGLNDALLEHIDATVSAAKVKA, encoded by the coding sequence ATGTTCGACGCGAAGAAGCTTCTCGACCAATTTCTGGGATCACAGATTCCGGGCATGTCGGGGGGAAGTGTAAAAGACCGGGCAGGGCAGGCGACCCAGCTCGCCAAGAACAATCCGCTCGCCACCGGCGCGATCCTCGCGGCCGTCCTCGGTACCAAGACCGGCCGCAACATCGCCGGCAATGTCGCGGCGGTCGGTGGCATCGCGGCCATCGCCGGCCTCGGTTATCTCGCCTACAAGAACTATCAGTCCGGCCAGTCGCCCCAGACGGCGCCGCAGCCAGCCCCTCAGGCCGACAAGCCGCTGCTTGCGCCGCCCGCCGATTCCCCCTTCCATCCGCAGTCTCCCGCTCTCACCAATGATTTTGCGCTGACTTTGGTGCGCGCGATGATCGCCGCTGCCAAGGCCGACGGGCATATCGATGCCGGCGAGCGCGCCAACATCATGGACAAGGTGCATGCGGTCGATCTCGGCGCCGAGGCGGAAGCCTTCATCGAGAACGAACTCGCCAATCCGGTCGATATCGACGACCTCGTGGCCGCTGCCCGCACCGAGGAGCAGAAGGTCGAGATCTACGCCGCCTCGCGACTCACCATCGACCCGGACACCCGTGCCGAACGCGGTTATCTCGACCTGCTGGCCGGCCGCCTCGGATTGAACGATGCGCTGCTCGAGCATATCGATGCCACCGTTTCGGCAGCCAAGGTCAAGGCGTAA
- a CDS encoding YbjQ family protein: MESAYRKIENGIVSPEDLNDPALARIIITTGSEIPGRRIDSIVDVVGAETALGLSIFKDIANNFRDFFGGRSKTVQSAVRDARTVCMIELRREAVHLNADAIIAIKIDFSELSMAGGGGILFVAATGTAVKLAD, translated from the coding sequence ATGGAGTCGGCCTACCGGAAGATCGAAAACGGTATCGTTTCCCCGGAGGACCTGAATGATCCGGCCCTTGCCAGGATCATCATCACGACGGGCAGCGAAATTCCCGGCCGGCGGATCGACAGCATCGTCGATGTCGTCGGCGCCGAGACGGCGCTGGGCCTCAGCATATTCAAGGATATCGCCAACAATTTCCGCGATTTCTTCGGTGGCCGCAGCAAGACGGTGCAATCCGCCGTTCGCGACGCCCGGACCGTCTGCATGATCGAGCTTCGCCGCGAAGCGGTCCACCTGAATGCCGATGCGATCATCGCAATCAAGATCGACTTCAGCGAATTGTCGATGGCAGGGGGCGGCGGCATCCTGTTTGTTGCGGCGACCGGTACAGCGGTCAAGCTTGCCGACTGA
- a CDS encoding glycosyltransferase yields the protein MQKSLAMFVSAPVIEAGSGKLVLDKKFVSGMALHVQHWSGPVTCFIRRGATDIPFGGRYDIGELDFRVRILEPEERVSVDHLADFDLALLSGDSYLDLLAPEAIRKARSAVVYSIEYTHQTRLQIISLDDTRSLPRKIYGMAWTVMQEYKRKRAFRAARGIQANGYPAHTAYRDMGGSQLLYLDNRMKPAMFATPQEMNARKRHLLSGEPLRLIHSGRLEPMKGVQDLVPIARLLGERGVDFTLTIYGEGSLSGAIAADIRRHWLHDCVFLKDSVDFEQELVPLTRNRADIFLSCHRQSDPSCTYIETMGCGVPIAGYDNKMWSALMAESKAGWIAPLGDIRAMADRLAALDKDRASILERAENALQFAQGWDFESQFRKRMEHLENLTRH from the coding sequence ATGCAGAAAAGCCTGGCAATGTTCGTGTCGGCCCCGGTGATCGAGGCCGGGAGCGGCAAGCTGGTGCTCGACAAGAAGTTCGTCTCGGGCATGGCCCTGCATGTGCAGCACTGGTCGGGGCCGGTCACCTGCTTCATCCGGCGCGGTGCGACCGACATACCTTTCGGCGGTCGCTACGACATCGGCGAGCTCGATTTCCGGGTGCGTATCCTGGAGCCGGAGGAACGGGTATCGGTGGACCATCTCGCCGATTTCGACCTCGCGCTGCTGTCGGGAGATTCCTACCTCGACCTCTTAGCCCCCGAGGCGATCCGGAAAGCCCGAAGCGCCGTAGTCTACTCGATCGAATACACCCACCAGACCCGGCTGCAGATCATCTCGCTCGACGACACGCGCAGCCTGCCGCGGAAAATCTACGGCATGGCCTGGACGGTGATGCAGGAATACAAGCGCAAGCGCGCCTTCCGCGCCGCCCGCGGCATCCAGGCGAACGGTTACCCGGCCCACACGGCCTACCGCGACATGGGCGGCAGCCAGCTCCTTTACCTCGACAACCGCATGAAACCGGCGATGTTCGCGACGCCGCAGGAGATGAACGCCCGAAAACGGCATCTCCTGAGCGGCGAGCCGTTACGGCTCATCCATTCCGGGCGGCTCGAACCGATGAAGGGTGTGCAGGACCTCGTTCCGATCGCCAGACTGCTTGGCGAACGGGGCGTCGATTTCACACTGACGATCTACGGCGAGGGAAGCCTTTCCGGTGCGATCGCCGCCGATATCCGAAGGCACTGGCTGCACGACTGCGTCTTCCTCAAGGATTCGGTCGATTTCGAGCAGGAGCTCGTGCCGCTGACGCGCAACCGGGCCGATATCTTCCTCAGCTGCCACAGGCAGTCGGATCCCTCCTGCACCTATATCGAGACAATGGGCTGCGGCGTTCCGATCGCCGGTTACGACAACAAGATGTGGTCGGCGCTGATGGCCGAATCGAAAGCCGGCTGGATCGCCCCGCTCGGCGATATCAGGGCGATGGCCGACCGGTTGGCCGCCCTGGACAAGGACCGCGCATCCATTCTGGAGCGGGCCGAAAACGCGCTTCAGTTCGCCCAGGGCTGGGATTTCGAGAGCCAGTTCCGCAAACGTATGGAGCATCTGGAAAATCTCACCCGGCACTAG
- a CDS encoding 2-dehydro-3-deoxy-phosphogluconate aldolase yields MTGKTEKLLSILKLQPVVPVLIVDDAKSAVGLARALVAGGLRAIEITMRTPAALDAVKAVAAEVEGANVGAGTILNARDYEAAVKAGSTFIVSPGVTPGVLSAAKDSPVPLLPGAATASEVMTLREAGYEVLKFFPAEQAGGAAYLKALSSPLAGTLFCPTGGISLKNANDYLSLPNVICVGGSWVAPKELVSAGDWAGITKLALEAAALKA; encoded by the coding sequence ATGACCGGCAAGACGGAAAAGCTGCTTTCCATCCTGAAACTGCAGCCGGTGGTACCGGTGCTGATCGTCGACGACGCCAAGTCGGCGGTGGGTCTGGCACGGGCGCTGGTCGCCGGCGGCCTGAGGGCCATCGAGATCACCATGCGCACGCCGGCCGCCCTCGATGCGGTCAAGGCGGTAGCCGCCGAAGTCGAAGGCGCCAATGTCGGCGCCGGCACCATCCTGAACGCCCGCGACTACGAGGCGGCCGTCAAGGCGGGCTCAACCTTCATCGTCTCGCCCGGCGTGACGCCCGGCGTGCTTTCCGCCGCCAAGGACTCTCCCGTGCCGCTTCTGCCGGGTGCCGCGACCGCCAGCGAAGTGATGACGCTGCGCGAAGCCGGCTACGAGGTGCTGAAATTTTTCCCCGCCGAACAGGCCGGCGGCGCCGCCTACCTGAAGGCGCTTTCCTCGCCGCTCGCCGGCACGCTGTTCTGCCCGACCGGCGGCATTTCGCTGAAGAACGCCAACGACTACCTGTCGCTGCCGAACGTCATCTGCGTCGGTGGCTCCTGGGTCGCGCCGAAAGAGCTGGTCTCGGCCGGCGACTGGGCCGGCATCACCAAGCTCGCGTTGGAAGCGGCGGCGCTGAAGGCGTAG
- a CDS encoding GNAT family N-acetyltransferase, with protein sequence MRDLKNYKVAAPAPVTLKGRFVTLEPYDRDTHLQALWEGLGGAEGINPLLRYFPNDDFADVGAFGDWLENARVHSSFVTLVSRDNASGKVVGMASYMRPDPKNGVIEVGSVAHGASMKRSPLSTEVHYLMARHVFEGLDYRRYEWKCHNENEPSKTTARRHGFTFEGVFRQHVISKGANRDTAWFSMIDAEWPLLKAAFEAWLSPENFEADGTQKRRLEDIRAELAEGAAA encoded by the coding sequence ATGCGCGATCTGAAGAACTACAAAGTTGCCGCCCCGGCTCCGGTCACCCTCAAGGGCCGGTTCGTGACGCTCGAACCCTATGACAGGGACACCCACCTCCAGGCGCTGTGGGAAGGGCTCGGCGGCGCCGAGGGCATCAATCCGCTTCTCAGATATTTCCCCAACGACGATTTTGCCGATGTCGGCGCCTTCGGCGACTGGCTGGAAAACGCCCGCGTCCATTCGAGCTTCGTGACGCTCGTCTCGCGCGACAATGCGAGCGGCAAAGTGGTCGGCATGGCGAGCTACATGCGGCCGGACCCGAAGAACGGTGTGATCGAGGTCGGCTCGGTCGCGCATGGCGCTTCCATGAAGCGTTCGCCGCTATCGACCGAAGTCCATTACCTGATGGCCAGGCATGTGTTTGAAGGGCTCGATTACCGCCGCTACGAATGGAAATGCCATAACGAGAACGAGCCCAGCAAGACGACCGCCCGTCGCCACGGCTTCACCTTCGAAGGCGTGTTCCGCCAGCACGTCATCTCCAAGGGCGCCAATCGCGACACCGCCTGGTTCTCCATGATTGATGCGGAATGGCCGCTCCTGAAGGCCGCTTTCGAAGCATGGCTTTCGCCCGAGAATTTCGAGGCGGACGGCACCCAGAAGCGGCGGCTCGAGGATATCCGCGCCGAGCTTGCCGAGGGAGCGGCGGCATGA
- the odc2 gene encoding ornithine/lysine decarboxylase: MTTARILDFIKTQRPEGPYLVVDLDVVRDNFTAFRHALPDSAIYYAVKANPEPAILKLLASMGSNFDCASVAEIQMALDAGASADRISFGNTIKKERDIARAFALGVGLYAVDSHEEVEKISRAAPGAKVFCRVLTDGEGAEWPLSRKFGCVPQMAVDVLVYAHQMGLESYGVSFHVGSQMTKVDAWDAALADAKRVFGSLAKQGIVLQMVNMGGGFPTKYLRDVPKAEEYGKAIFASLRKYFGNNLPKTIIEPGRGMVGNAGVIKAEVVLVSKKSDNDNHRWVFLDIGKFGGLAETMDEAIRYPIRTERDGDEMEPCVLAGPTCDSADVMYEKNMYPLPVTLTIGDEVLIEGTGAYTTTYSAVAFNGFDPLKAYVI; this comes from the coding sequence ATGACCACTGCTCGTATCCTTGACTTCATCAAGACCCAGCGTCCCGAAGGACCGTATCTTGTTGTCGATCTCGACGTCGTGCGCGACAATTTCACCGCTTTCCGTCATGCCCTGCCGGACAGCGCGATCTATTACGCGGTCAAGGCCAACCCGGAACCGGCAATCCTGAAGCTGCTCGCTTCGATGGGTTCCAACTTCGACTGCGCCTCGGTCGCCGAAATCCAGATGGCCCTCGATGCCGGTGCTTCCGCCGACCGCATCTCCTTCGGCAACACGATCAAGAAGGAACGCGACATCGCTCGCGCCTTCGCGCTCGGCGTCGGCCTCTATGCCGTCGACAGCCATGAGGAAGTCGAGAAGATTTCCCGCGCTGCCCCGGGTGCCAAGGTATTCTGCCGCGTGCTGACCGATGGCGAAGGCGCCGAATGGCCGCTGTCGCGCAAGTTCGGCTGCGTGCCGCAGATGGCCGTCGATGTGCTCGTCTACGCTCACCAGATGGGTCTCGAGTCCTATGGCGTGTCCTTCCATGTCGGCTCGCAGATGACCAAGGTCGATGCCTGGGATGCGGCTCTTGCCGATGCCAAGCGCGTCTTCGGTTCGCTCGCAAAGCAGGGCATCGTCCTGCAGATGGTCAACATGGGCGGTGGTTTCCCGACCAAGTACCTGCGCGACGTGCCGAAGGCCGAGGAATACGGCAAGGCGATCTTCGCTTCGCTGCGCAAGTATTTCGGCAACAACCTGCCGAAGACGATCATCGAGCCGGGTCGCGGCATGGTCGGCAATGCGGGCGTCATCAAGGCTGAAGTCGTCCTCGTGTCGAAGAAGTCGGACAACGACAACCACCGATGGGTCTTCCTCGACATCGGCAAGTTCGGCGGTCTCGCCGAAACCATGGACGAGGCCATCCGTTACCCGATCCGCACCGAGCGGGACGGCGACGAGATGGAACCCTGCGTTCTCGCCGGCCCGACCTGCGACAGCGCCGACGTGATGTACGAGAAGAACATGTATCCGCTGCCCGTCACCCTGACGATCGGCGACGAGGTTCTGATCGAAGGCACCGGCGCTTATACGACGACCTACTCGGCCGTCGCCTTCAACGGTTTCGACCCCCTGAAGGCCTACGTCATCTAA
- a CDS encoding DUF1007 family protein — protein MRYRVLTIAALTAACLPLPAVAHPHIFAEARLEVVAGTDGNVAELHNVWRFDEVFSSSVLLDFDKNTDLKLDAKELAALGEVMRKSLGDYHYFTTITMNGATVGVQKPDVIHVSLDGNQLLVLFAVKPEKPVPLKGRLTFGVYDPSMYTSIDFPTDGDLSVKGDGFSHCQHKVVRPDPDEVISQNTTSLTDAFFNDPTGTDMSKLFATRLELTC, from the coding sequence ATGCGATATCGAGTCTTGACCATTGCCGCGCTGACGGCTGCCTGTCTTCCGCTGCCAGCTGTCGCCCATCCGCACATCTTCGCCGAGGCGCGGCTCGAAGTGGTGGCCGGAACCGACGGCAACGTCGCGGAACTGCACAATGTCTGGCGGTTCGACGAGGTGTTCTCGTCCAGCGTGCTGCTGGATTTCGACAAGAACACCGACCTGAAGCTCGACGCGAAGGAACTTGCGGCACTCGGCGAGGTGATGCGCAAATCGCTCGGCGACTACCACTATTTCACGACGATCACCATGAACGGCGCTACCGTCGGGGTGCAGAAGCCGGACGTGATCCACGTTTCGCTCGACGGCAACCAGCTCCTTGTCCTGTTTGCGGTGAAGCCCGAAAAGCCGGTACCGCTCAAGGGCCGGCTGACCTTCGGGGTCTACGACCCCTCCATGTACACCTCGATCGACTTCCCGACCGATGGCGACCTGAGCGTCAAGGGCGACGGTTTTTCGCATTGCCAGCACAAGGTGGTGCGCCCCGACCCCGACGAGGTGATCTCGCAGAACACCACGTCGCTGACGGACGCCTTCTTCAACGATCCGACCGGCACCGACATGTCGAAACTCTTCGCCACCCGACTGGAACTGACATGCTGA